In Streptomyces sp. NBC_00433, a single genomic region encodes these proteins:
- a CDS encoding DUF456 domain-containing protein: MGTAQASLIGAVMLLGLIGVAVPGVPGTLLCWAAVLWWATSEHTSLTWGVLAGATGLLAVAQVVVWRLPARRIRESGVTWRTVINATGVAIAASFLLSVFGAVLGFVGSIYVTERIRLGGGHRTAWTATRRVMRTVGGSVLVELLACLLVVDTFLIATIVA, from the coding sequence ATGGGGACCGCACAGGCGAGCCTGATCGGCGCGGTGATGCTGCTGGGCCTCATCGGCGTGGCTGTCCCCGGCGTACCGGGGACGCTGCTGTGCTGGGCCGCCGTGCTGTGGTGGGCGACGTCCGAGCACACCAGCCTCACCTGGGGCGTGCTCGCCGGTGCGACGGGGCTGCTCGCGGTCGCGCAGGTCGTGGTCTGGCGGCTGCCGGCCCGCCGGATCCGCGAGTCAGGCGTCACCTGGCGCACGGTGATCAACGCGACGGGCGTGGCGATCGCGGCCTCCTTCCTCCTCTCGGTGTTCGGCGCCGTCCTCGGCTTCGTCGGCAGCATCTACGTGACCGAGCGGATCCGCCTGGGCGGCGGGCACCGTACCGCCTGGACGGCGACGAGGCGCGTGATGCGCACGGTCGGCGGCTCCGTCCTGGTCGAGTTGCTGGCCTGCCTCCTGGTGGTCGACACCTTCCTGATCGCCACCATCGTCGCCTGA